A region of Streptomyces sp. TG1A-60 DNA encodes the following proteins:
- a CDS encoding lipase maturation factor family protein translates to MEWFTASDYGLSRLVFQRGLAAVYLLAFLGAALQFRALIGERGMLPVPRFVERVPFRRAPSVFHLHYSDRFLATWAWTGCAVSVALVAGLDSLLPLWGAMVVWLVPWAMYLSIVNVGQTWYSFGWESLLLEIGFLAVFLGNDEVAPPVVVLFLLRWVLFRVEFGAGMIKMRGDACWRKLTCLYHHHETQPMPGPLSWFFHHLPKTFHRMEVAANHVTQLVVPFLLFAPQPVATVAASLMILTQLWLVLSGNFAWLNWITIVLALSAVDFGTTTPDTPDAPLWYTVVVLTVAALVLGLSYHPARNMLSRRQVMNRSFDPLHLVNTYGAFGSVSRVRYEVVVEGTADDVPREDSRWREYEFKGKPGDPRRWPRQFAPYHLRLDWLMWFAALSPAYAGSWFGAMVERLLENDRDTLRLLRRSPFPADTPPRFVRARLFRYRYTTWRELRETGACWERTYVREFLPPTRLATPSARES, encoded by the coding sequence GTGGAGTGGTTCACCGCGTCCGACTACGGGCTGAGCCGACTGGTCTTCCAGCGGGGCCTGGCCGCCGTCTATCTGCTCGCCTTTCTGGGGGCGGCCCTGCAGTTCCGCGCGCTGATCGGCGAGCGCGGCATGCTTCCGGTGCCGCGGTTCGTCGAGCGGGTGCCGTTCCGGCGCGCACCGAGCGTGTTCCACCTCCACTACTCGGACCGTTTCCTCGCGACGTGGGCCTGGACGGGTTGCGCGGTGTCGGTGGCACTGGTCGCGGGACTGGACTCGCTGCTGCCCCTCTGGGGCGCCATGGTGGTGTGGCTGGTGCCGTGGGCGATGTATCTGTCGATCGTGAACGTCGGCCAGACCTGGTACTCGTTCGGCTGGGAGTCGCTGCTCCTGGAGATCGGCTTCCTGGCCGTCTTCCTCGGCAACGACGAGGTGGCGCCGCCGGTCGTGGTGCTGTTCCTGCTGCGCTGGGTGCTGTTCCGGGTCGAGTTCGGCGCCGGAATGATCAAGATGCGCGGCGACGCGTGCTGGCGGAAACTGACCTGCCTCTACCACCACCACGAGACCCAGCCGATGCCGGGCCCGCTCAGCTGGTTCTTCCACCATCTCCCGAAGACGTTCCACCGGATGGAGGTGGCCGCCAACCACGTCACCCAACTCGTGGTCCCGTTCCTGCTGTTCGCCCCGCAGCCGGTCGCGACGGTCGCCGCCTCGCTGATGATCCTGACCCAGCTGTGGCTGGTGCTGTCGGGCAACTTCGCCTGGCTGAACTGGATCACGATCGTGCTGGCCCTGTCCGCGGTCGACTTCGGGACGACCACGCCGGACACACCTGACGCGCCCCTCTGGTACACCGTCGTCGTGCTCACCGTCGCCGCGCTGGTCCTCGGGCTCAGCTACCACCCGGCCCGCAACATGCTCTCGCGCCGCCAGGTCATGAACCGCTCCTTCGACCCGCTGCACCTGGTCAACACCTACGGGGCGTTCGGCAGCGTCAGCCGGGTGCGGTACGAGGTGGTGGTCGAGGGGACGGCGGACGACGTGCCGCGCGAGGACTCGCGGTGGCGGGAGTACGAGTTCAAGGGCAAGCCGGGTGATCCGAGGCGCTGGCCTCGCCAGTTCGCCCCGTACCATCTGCGGCTCGACTGGCTGATGTGGTTCGCCGCGCTCTCACCCGCGTACGCCGGTTCCTGGTTCGGAGCCATGGTGGAGCGCCTGCTGGAGAACGACCGCGACACGCTCCGGCTGCTCCGCCGCTCCCCCTTTCCCGCCGACACCCCGCCCCGCTTCGTCCGCGCCCGCCTCTTCCGCTACCGCTACACGACCTGGCGCGAGCTGCGGGAGACGGGCGCGTGCTGGGAGCGGACGTACGTGCGGGAGTTCCTGCCGCCGACACGGTTGGCCACTCCATCCGCACGGGAGTCGTAG
- a CDS encoding GNAT family N-acetyltransferase, with product MRIREATAEDWPGIWPFWHRVVVGGETYTWDPDTSEEAARALWMAPAKRVYVAEDETPDGTAVVGSAYLTPNYGGPAARIANAGFMVDPDRTGRGIGRALAKHVLAEAEAQGFRGMVFNAVVETNPAVRLWTSLGFTVLGTVPDAFEHPKDGRVGLHIMYKAL from the coding sequence ATGCGGATCAGAGAAGCCACCGCCGAGGACTGGCCCGGGATCTGGCCGTTCTGGCACCGTGTCGTCGTCGGCGGCGAGACCTACACCTGGGACCCGGACACCTCCGAGGAGGCCGCCCGCGCCTTGTGGATGGCCCCCGCCAAACGCGTGTACGTAGCCGAGGACGAGACCCCCGACGGCACGGCCGTCGTCGGCTCCGCCTACCTCACCCCCAACTACGGCGGCCCCGCCGCCCGTATCGCCAACGCGGGCTTCATGGTCGACCCCGACCGCACCGGCCGCGGCATCGGCCGTGCCCTTGCCAAACACGTGCTCGCGGAGGCCGAGGCCCAGGGCTTCCGGGGGATGGTGTTCAACGCCGTCGTCGAGACCAACCCCGCCGTACGGCTCTGGACCTCCCTCGGCTTCACCGTCCTGGGCACCGTCCCGGACGCGTTCGAGCACCCCAAGGACGGCCGGGTGGGGCTGCACATCATGTACAAGGCGCTCTAG
- a CDS encoding sigma-70 family RNA polymerase sigma factor, translated as MTAGTTITNGTTAEHELAELQREHGRPLFALLLRLSDGDRHRAEDLVQETLVRAWQHPEALRADDFDSVRPWLLTVGRRLAIDARRARQARPAEVGDAVLENSRVMADHAERSVASLDVREAVKTLTPEHREVLVQVYFQGASVAEAAEALGIPPGTVKSRAYYALRALRRVLPGYAADLR; from the coding sequence ATGACGGCCGGAACCACGATCACCAACGGGACGACCGCCGAACACGAGCTGGCCGAGCTCCAGCGCGAACACGGCCGCCCCCTCTTCGCCCTGCTGCTGCGGCTCTCCGACGGGGACCGCCATCGCGCCGAGGACCTGGTGCAGGAGACCCTCGTGCGCGCCTGGCAACACCCCGAGGCGCTGCGCGCCGACGACTTCGACTCCGTACGCCCCTGGCTGCTCACCGTCGGGCGGCGGCTCGCCATAGACGCGCGGCGGGCCCGGCAGGCGCGTCCCGCCGAGGTGGGGGACGCGGTGCTGGAGAACTCCCGCGTGATGGCCGATCACGCCGAACGGTCGGTCGCCTCCCTCGATGTGCGCGAGGCTGTGAAGACACTCACTCCCGAACATCGCGAAGTACTGGTGCAGGTGTACTTCCAGGGGGCGAGTGTGGCGGAAGCCGCCGAAGCCCTCGGAATCCCGCCCGGTACGGTGAAGTCCCGCGCGTACTACGCGCTGCGCGCCCTGCGCCGGGTGCTTCCGGGTTATGCGGCCGACCTGCGGTGA
- a CDS encoding SpoIIE family protein phosphatase: MADRGASDSAVPDDWLAHPDPVLALNRMGTFDWDLDAGALHMDATAHEIFDVRPDEYDGKPESLSPRVPPMEGRRLDTLVSQALKNGSENYGAYFRIRLRDGTLRWTHAQGYIRRDETGRPYRVIGIVRDATRELSEIRSRTERAAHDEARRRQTNVVQVITAALAHARTVQDVIDVLEDTDGLTHLGATSLVMGLVEAGRVRMVAAGPEDSYVPGTRITRLDVKYPMNEVVRHLVPRFIESPEEFAEAYPLLWPHITDLKITSAAYLPLIVQARPIGAMGLLYSDRRGFTREERDVLVALGSSIAQSLQRAMFYEQEKDLAEGLQQAMLPRSIPSVPGADVAVRYRAASFGGSLGRDIGGDWYDLIPLPGGRVGAVIGDVQGHDTHAAAVMGQLRIVLKAYATEGHTPATVMARASAFLHELDTDRFATCLYAEADLSTGVVQVVRAGHIDPLIRHTDGTCHRVTVDGGLPLGLSAEFGGLEYPVTAVELDPGQTLLMCTDGLIEEPGADLDDGMRTLKALIATGPDDVDDLADRLIDVAEERGGDDDVALLLLRRRSRSAEQPGGRLQQHVGPGDPEALTEARHMIGEAVRTWGARDRADEIELVADELITNALMHTEGAAIVTLRALTGPGRRLRVEVEDSSSALPRRREAGEAGVSGRGLLLVDRLTDVWGVEARGGGKCVWCEFALS; the protein is encoded by the coding sequence ATGGCTGATCGGGGAGCGAGCGACTCGGCAGTCCCGGACGACTGGCTCGCCCACCCGGACCCCGTCCTGGCGCTCAACCGCATGGGCACCTTCGACTGGGACCTGGACGCCGGTGCCTTGCACATGGACGCCACGGCCCACGAGATCTTCGACGTGCGCCCGGACGAGTACGACGGCAAGCCGGAGAGCCTTTCCCCGCGGGTGCCCCCGATGGAGGGCCGCAGACTCGACACCCTGGTCTCGCAGGCCCTCAAGAACGGCAGCGAGAACTACGGCGCCTACTTCCGCATCCGGCTGCGCGACGGCACCCTGCGCTGGACCCACGCCCAGGGCTACATCCGCCGCGACGAGACGGGCCGCCCGTACCGCGTCATCGGCATCGTCCGTGACGCCACCCGCGAACTGAGCGAGATCCGCTCCCGCACCGAGCGGGCCGCCCACGACGAGGCCCGCCGACGGCAGACCAACGTCGTCCAGGTCATCACGGCCGCCCTGGCCCACGCCCGGACCGTCCAGGACGTCATCGACGTCCTGGAGGACACCGACGGCCTCACCCACCTCGGCGCGACGAGCCTGGTCATGGGCCTGGTGGAGGCCGGGCGCGTGCGGATGGTCGCCGCCGGACCCGAGGACAGCTATGTGCCCGGCACCCGGATCACCCGCCTCGACGTGAAGTACCCGATGAACGAGGTGGTACGGCATCTCGTCCCGCGCTTCATCGAGTCGCCTGAGGAGTTCGCCGAGGCCTATCCGCTGCTGTGGCCGCACATCACCGACCTGAAGATCACCTCGGCGGCCTATCTGCCGCTGATCGTCCAGGCCCGCCCCATCGGCGCGATGGGGCTGCTCTACAGCGACCGGCGCGGCTTCACCCGGGAGGAGCGCGACGTCCTCGTCGCGCTCGGCAGCAGCATCGCCCAGAGCCTGCAGCGGGCCATGTTCTACGAGCAGGAGAAGGACCTCGCCGAGGGCCTCCAGCAGGCCATGCTGCCCCGCTCCATCCCCAGCGTCCCGGGCGCCGACGTCGCCGTCCGCTACCGCGCCGCCTCCTTCGGGGGCTCGCTCGGCCGGGACATCGGCGGCGACTGGTACGATCTCATCCCCCTGCCCGGCGGACGGGTCGGCGCGGTCATCGGGGACGTCCAGGGCCACGACACGCACGCGGCGGCCGTCATGGGCCAGCTCCGGATCGTCCTGAAGGCCTACGCCACCGAGGGGCACACCCCGGCCACCGTGATGGCCCGCGCCTCCGCCTTCCTCCACGAACTCGACACTGACCGCTTCGCGACCTGCCTGTACGCGGAGGCCGACCTGTCCACCGGAGTGGTCCAGGTGGTCCGGGCCGGGCACATCGACCCCCTGATCCGGCACACCGACGGCACCTGCCACCGGGTCACCGTGGACGGTGGCCTGCCGCTCGGACTGTCCGCCGAGTTCGGCGGCCTGGAGTACCCGGTGACCGCAGTCGAGCTGGACCCCGGGCAGACTCTGCTGATGTGCACCGACGGCCTCATCGAAGAGCCGGGCGCCGACCTCGACGACGGCATGCGCACCCTGAAGGCCCTGATCGCCACCGGACCAGACGACGTCGACGACCTCGCCGACCGGCTCATCGACGTGGCCGAGGAACGCGGCGGCGACGACGACGTGGCCCTTCTCCTGCTGCGCCGCCGCAGTCGTAGCGCCGAGCAGCCAGGCGGGCGCCTCCAGCAGCACGTCGGGCCCGGCGACCCGGAGGCGCTCACCGAGGCGCGGCACATGATCGGCGAGGCGGTGCGCACCTGGGGCGCCCGTGACCGGGCCGACGAGATCGAGCTCGTCGCCGACGAACTGATCACCAACGCACTCATGCACACGGAGGGCGCCGCCATCGTGACGCTCAGGGCTCTCACCGGGCCCGGTCGGCGGCTGCGGGTCGAGGTCGAGGACTCCTCCAGCGCGCTGCCGCGCCGCCGGGAGGCGGGGGAGGCGGGCGTTTCGGGGCGAGGGCTGCTCCTCGTCGACCGGCTGACGGACGTGTGGGGAGTGGAGGCCCGGGGCGGCGGCAAGTGTGTGTGGTGTGAGTTCGCGCTGTCGTGA
- a CDS encoding DNA-formamidopyrimidine glycosylase family protein, translating into MPELPEVEALRDFLVGNLVGHEVVRVLPVAISVLKTYDPPVSAFEGREVTGVRRYGKFLDIEADGSGLHLVTHLARAGWLHWKDRLPDGPPRPGGKSPLALRVALETGEGFDLTEAGTQKRLAVYVVRDLARVPGVARLGPDPLADDFDVTRFAGLLAGERRQIKGALRDQSLIAGIGNAYSDEILHAARMSPFKLASSLKPEEIRHLHEALRTTLTEAVERSRGLAAGLLKAEKKSGLRVHGRTGEPCPVCGDTVREVSFGDSSLQYCPTCQTGGKPLADRRLSRLLK; encoded by the coding sequence ATGCCGGAATTGCCCGAAGTGGAGGCGCTGCGGGACTTCCTGGTCGGCAATCTCGTCGGCCACGAAGTCGTGCGTGTGCTGCCCGTGGCGATCAGTGTGCTGAAGACGTACGACCCGCCGGTCAGCGCGTTCGAGGGGCGGGAGGTCACGGGCGTACGACGGTACGGGAAGTTCCTGGACATCGAGGCGGACGGCAGCGGCCTGCACCTCGTGACGCATCTGGCCCGTGCCGGCTGGCTGCACTGGAAGGACCGGCTGCCGGACGGTCCGCCCCGGCCGGGCGGCAAGAGCCCGCTGGCGCTGCGGGTGGCCCTGGAGACCGGCGAGGGCTTCGACCTCACCGAGGCCGGGACGCAGAAGCGGCTGGCCGTGTACGTCGTACGGGACTTGGCGCGGGTGCCGGGCGTCGCCCGGCTCGGCCCGGATCCCCTCGCCGACGACTTCGACGTGACCCGCTTCGCCGGGCTGCTCGCGGGCGAGCGGCGGCAGATCAAGGGCGCGCTGCGCGACCAGAGCCTGATCGCGGGGATCGGGAACGCGTACAGCGACGAGATCCTGCACGCCGCGAGGATGTCGCCCTTCAAACTGGCGTCGTCGCTGAAGCCGGAGGAGATCAGGCATCTTCACGAGGCGCTGCGCACCACGCTGACCGAGGCCGTCGAACGCTCCCGGGGGCTGGCCGCCGGGCTCCTGAAGGCGGAGAAGAAGAGCGGGCTGCGTGTCCACGGCCGGACCGGAGAGCCCTGCCCGGTGTGCGGTGACACCGTCCGCGAGGTCTCCTTCGGTGACTCCTCGCTGCAGTACTGCCCGACCTGCCAGACGGGCGGCAAGCCCCTCGCCGACCGGCGTCTGTCACGGCTGCTCAAGTAG